One window of the Eucalyptus grandis isolate ANBG69807.140 chromosome 6, ASM1654582v1, whole genome shotgun sequence genome contains the following:
- the LOC104448910 gene encoding NADH dehydrogenase [ubiquinone] 1 beta subcomplex subunit 2: protein MGGGGGHGGSTTYKGMSLHHPKRWHAVTGKGLCAVMWFWVLYRAKQDGPVVLGWRHPWEGHEDHSHGHGHDHETSH from the exons atgggaGGAGGAGGCGGACATGGAGGGAGCACGACCTACAAGGGGATGTCCCTGCACCACCCCAAGCGGTGGCACGCCGTCACCGGCAAGGGGCTGTGCGCCGTCATGTG GTTTTGGGTCCTTTACAGAGCTAAGCAAGATGGGCCGGTAGTACTG GGTTGGCGACATCCTTGGGAGGGTCATGAAGATCACTCCCATGGCCATGGACATGATCACGAG ACATCCCATTGA
- the LOC104451677 gene encoding uncharacterized protein LOC104451677 has protein sequence MSKEVLLLVKEHIQDVRSSLRRAPNGELGNESPVAGYHPRRKNLKKVTVKCLRSLKGTKDKFSNLDLSPVNHTLNIVPEVLREVRATVIAVVESLSSLMSVPWLDRRSGKGFSATKLMFSGGRNACSVWDVTTLQGTEKRLEEVEIAINNLELELDCMFRRLIQTRVSLLNILSY, from the coding sequence ATGTCCAAAGAGGTCCTTCTCCTAGTGAAGGAGCACATACAAGATGTAAGGTCTTCATTGCGGCGTGCACCCAATGGTGAACTAGGCAACGAGAGCCCAGTAGCAGGTTACCACCCTAGGAGAAAGAATTTAAAGAAAGTTACAGTGAAGTGCCTGCGCTCACTGAAAGGAACAAAAGATAAGTTCTCCAATCTAGACCTTTCTCCGGTCAATCACACCCTTAACATTGTGCCAGAAGTGCTAAGAGAAGTAAGGGCAACAGTCATCGCTGTGGTGGAGTCGCTGTCATCCCTAATGAGCGTCCCCTGGCTGGACAGAAGATCGGGCAAAGGGTTCAGCGCAACAAAGCTCATGTTCTCAGGTGGCCGGAACGCATGCAGTGTCTGGGACGTCACTACTCTACAGGGCACCGAGAAAAGGTTGGAAGAGGTGGAGATAGCCATCAACAATCTCGAACTAGAGTTGGATTGCATGTTCAGACGCTTGATTCAGACGAGAGTTTCGCTCCTCAACATCCTCAGCTACTAG
- the LOC104451678 gene encoding uncharacterized protein LOC104451678, with protein sequence MPLTQQALSHEHHKSSMEELLDGSLKLLDVCGNVKDIFSYTKECIQELEPSFRRRQGNPAWSSEVEVYLKSRKRLQNMVTKLLDHLKKMKRKNNLRRPSNPEATLSILREAEEISLTVFESLLHVLLGPRERLKPFSWSLVSNMLSPKHISCDEKEEYKKIKGLDGELTILKSAKDAHPGVYNVSKGLEALESSIRKTEEDLECIYRRLVKTRAALLNIINC encoded by the coding sequence ATGCCTTTAACCCAGCAGGCTCTTTCCCATGAACACCATAAGAGTTCTATGGAAGAGTTGTTGGATGGATCTCTGAAGCTATTGGACGTTTGTGGGAATGTGAAAGACATTTTTTCATACACAAAAGAATGCATCCAGGAACTCGAGCCATCATTCCGAAGGAGACAAGGAAATCCTGCATGGTCGAGTGAAGTCGAGGTATACttaaaatcaaggaaaagattGCAGAACATGGTCACAAAGCTTTTGGATcatttgaagaagatgaagaggaaaaacaaCCTGAGAAGACCCTCGAATCCTGAGGCTACTCTCAGCATATtaagagaagctgaagaaattAGTTTAACAGTATTCGAGTCCTTGTTACATGTCCTTTTAGGGCCAAGGGAAAGATTGAAGCCTTTCAGTTGGTCTTTGGTCTCAAATATGTTGTCACCTAAACACATATCATGTGATGAGAAAGaggaatacaaaaaaatcaaaggctTGGATGGTGAATTGACCATTCTGAAATCTGCTAAAGATGCTCATCCCGGAGTATACAATGTTTCCAAGGGACTTGAGGCATTGGAATCGAGCATTCGGAAAACAGAGGAGGACCTGGAATGCATTTACAGGAGACTTGTCAAAACAAGAGCTGCTCTCCTCAATATAATCAACTGCTAG
- the LOC104451679 gene encoding uncharacterized protein LOC104451679, protein MVIKLLDHVIKMKKKNYFRKHSKPEATLSILREAEEISFSVFESLLHLLSVPRERSKPVGWSLVSNMLSPKRVSCDEKAEYDKIQGLDDELTILKSANDANPQVYNVSKRLEALESSIWEIEEDVEGIFRRLVKTRAALLNIMNC, encoded by the coding sequence ATGGTCATAAAGCTTTTGGATCATgtgataaagatgaagaagaaaaactacTTTAGGAAACACTCAAAACCTGAGGCCACTCTCAGCATATtaagagaagctgaagaaatcAGCTTTTCAGTATTTGAGTCCCTGTTGCATTTACTTTCCGTGCCAAGGGAAAGATCGAAGCCTGTCGGTTGGTCTTTAGTCTCAAATATGTTGTCACCTAAACGTGTATCGTGTGATGAGAAAGCGGAGTACGACAAAATCCAAGGTTTGGATGATGAATTGACCATTCTGAAATCTGCTAATGATGCTAATCCTCAAGTTTACAATGTATCCAAGAGACTGGAGGCATTGGAATCGAGCATTTGGGAAATTGAGGAGGACGTGGAAGGCATTTTCAGGAGACTTGTCAAAACAAGAGCAGCTCTTCTCAATATTATGAACTGCTAG
- the LOC104431949 gene encoding uncharacterized protein LOC104431949 → MASSVEISKFIGHSRSISLPSRSHPLTTSVKDQLERLRSSEATSSSVCKSLGGLKDLYESINDLLQLPLAQQAFSHDYHSKCIEPLLDGSIRLLDFCGTIREVFSQMKECVQELESSLRRKRGVDCGPASEVESYIKSKKRLQKVISKISENLKRVEKKKKNSNEETAPSMIEEAEDISLSVFESLLCLLSGPKEKSKINGWSLVSKLVSSKRISCEENVNNNNIEGLYVDLSVLKSVEDMTPRVLKQLEASESTIQDIEEDLECLYRHLVKTRASLLNNLNH, encoded by the coding sequence atggcttCCTCTGTTGagatttctaaatttattgGGCATTCCCGGTCTATCAGCCTGCCTTCCAGGAGCCACCCTCTCACTACATCAGTCAAAGATCAGTTGGAGAGGCTGAGATCATCAGAAGCAACATCCTCATCTGTGTGCAAAAGTTTAGGGGGCCTCAAAGACTTGTACGAAAGCATCAATGATTTGCTTCAGTTGCCCCTTGCTCAACAGGCCTTCTCCCATGATTATCACAGCAAATGCATCGAGCCATTGTTGGATGGATCGATTAGGCTGTTGGATTTTTGCGGAACTATCAGAGAAGTGTTCTCACAAATGAAGGAATGTGTTCAGGAGCTAGAGTCCTCACTTAGGAGAAAGAGAGGAGTTGATTGTGGCCCAGCAAGTGAAGTGGAGTCatacatcaaatcaaagaagaGACTGCAGAAAGTCATCTCCAAGATTTCAGAGAATTTGAAGAGagtggagaagaaaaagaaaaactccaaCGAAGAAACTGCTCCAAGCATGATAGAAGAAGCTGAAGATATCAGCCTCTCGGTGTTTGAGTCTTTATTATGTCTCTTATCTGGGccaaaggaaaaatcaaagatcAATGGTTGGTCTTTGGTTTCTAAGCTTGTCTCATCCAAACGCATTTCCTGCGAAGAGAATGTAAATAACAACAATATCGAAGGCTTGTATGTTGACCTCTCTGTTCTGAAGTCTGTTGAAGACATGACCCCTCGAGTACTAAAGCAACTGGAGGCATCCGAGTCAACAATTCAGGACATCGAGGAGGATTTGGAATGCCTATATAGGCATTTAGTGAAGACAAGAGCTTCTCTTCTCAATAATCTCAATCATTAG